A portion of the Tindallia magadiensis genome contains these proteins:
- a CDS encoding peptidylprolyl isomerase, translated as MDQKQVLAIVEGREITQEDLELVIQSLNPQQANQFQTEEGKKRLLQELVNQELIYLDAVENGVESNLDYQRALKKMKDNFLKQYAMNAMFQKAEVSEEEIEQFYKDHPEQFQQPAQTKASHILVDDEDAAIKIKQELDEGASFEEKAKEASGCPSSQKGGDLGYFPKGKMVPEFEEAAMELNPGEISEPVKTQFGFHIIKVVDRKEGSTSKLEDVKDQLQQHLAAQKQQSIYLETVNSLKDKYSVEIK; from the coding sequence ATGGATCAGAAACAAGTATTAGCTATTGTAGAAGGTAGAGAAATTACTCAAGAAGATCTTGAGCTTGTTATTCAAAGCCTCAATCCTCAGCAAGCAAACCAGTTTCAAACAGAAGAAGGAAAAAAACGATTATTACAGGAACTGGTAAACCAGGAATTGATTTACCTAGACGCTGTTGAAAATGGAGTAGAATCAAACCTGGATTATCAAAGAGCTTTAAAGAAAATGAAAGACAATTTTTTGAAACAATATGCGATGAATGCTATGTTCCAAAAAGCCGAAGTCTCCGAAGAGGAAATCGAACAGTTTTACAAGGATCATCCAGAGCAATTTCAGCAACCTGCTCAAACAAAAGCAAGTCATATTTTAGTTGATGATGAGGATGCGGCCATTAAGATAAAGCAAGAACTTGATGAAGGTGCTTCATTTGAAGAAAAGGCAAAAGAAGCTTCCGGTTGCCCATCTAGTCAAAAGGGTGGAGATCTTGGATATTTTCCTAAAGGAAAAATGGTTCCTGAGTTCGAAGAGGCTGCAATGGAACTAAATCCTGGCGAAATAAGTGAACCGGTTAAAACTCAGTTCGGATTCCATATTATTAAAGTGGTTGACCGAAAAGAAGGCAGCACCAGCAAGTTAGAAGATGTTAAAGATCAGTTGCAACAACATCTAGCTGCTCAAAAACAACAATCTATTTATTTAGAAACAGTGAATAGCCTAAAAGACAAGTATTCAGTGGAAATAAAATAA